Proteins from a genomic interval of Gopherus evgoodei ecotype Sinaloan lineage chromosome 7, rGopEvg1_v1.p, whole genome shotgun sequence:
- the NEUROG3 gene encoding neurogenin-3: protein METDDSLCPGFPCRMSPKTDCSPGAQVNSEGVQYYSVSDDEGSASSLGTGSLPSSPNPSLARLQAGGCPADEGPSPECPQKKQKARRGRTKAKSEVVLTKQKRNRRMKANDRERNRMHNLNSALDALRSVLPTFPDDAKLTKIETLRFAHNYIWALTETLRMADHSLLSVGQQELAREPFRQPPTTACLLELTSPGSISPCEWDSLYSPVSQTGSLSPTDSLEEGRSYQAADAPACLRHSPHAFPEFV from the coding sequence ATGGAAACTGACGATTCCCTGTGCCCTGGGTTTCCCTGCAGGATGTCTCCCAAGACCGATTGCTCTCCTGGTGCCCAGGTGAACAGTGAGGGCGTGCAGTACTACAGTGTGTCTGATGATGAAGGCTCCGCTTCCTCCCTGGGCACTGGTAGCCTGCCTTCCTCTCCCAACCCTTCCCTGGCTcggctgcaggcaggaggctgcCCTGCAGACGAGGGGCCCTCTCCGGAGTGCCCGCAGAAGAAACAGAAGGCCAGAAGGGGACGCACAAAAGCCAAAAGCGAAGTGGTGCTGACGAAGCAGAAGAGGAACCGCAGGATGAAAGCCAACGACAGGGAGAGGAACCGCATGCACAACCTCAACTCCGCCCTGGATGCTCTTCGCAGCGTCCTCCCCACCTTCCCCGACGACGCCAAGCTCACCAAGATTGAGACGCTTAGGTTTGCCCATAACTACATCTGGGCACTGACCGAAACCCTGCGGATGGCCGACCACAGCCTCCTGAGTGtggggcagcaggagctggcCAGGGAGCCTTTCCGGCAGCCTCCTACCACCGCCTGCCTGCTGGAGCTGACCAGTCCCGGCAGCATCTCGCCTTGTGAATGGGACTCTCTGTACTCTCCAGTCTCCCAGactggcagcctgagccccactgactCCCTGGAGGAAGGGCGCTCTTACCAGGCTGCGGACGCCCCGGCCTGCCTCAGGCACAGCCCTCATGCCTTCCCAGAGTTTGTCTGA